A section of the candidate division KSB1 bacterium genome encodes:
- a CDS encoding peroxiredoxin, with amino-acid sequence MKGRDWASAVGMIWLCFLLACGKTEVERWALGMPRVSAPAPEFTLPAYDGSMVSLSDFRGRRVVLYFYPQDRTPGCSLEAAAFRDRLGGIDSLGATVLGVSVDNAQSHQQFCQELALNFSLLSDTSGAVCRAYGTLGPDGRAHRSTFVIDERGNVRAVFPVVKVQGHVDEVLRVLRAMGPLRPERTP; translated from the coding sequence GTGAAAGGAAGGGACTGGGCAAGTGCAGTGGGGATGATCTGGCTTTGCTTCCTGCTGGCATGCGGCAAGACCGAGGTCGAGCGCTGGGCACTGGGCATGCCGCGGGTGAGTGCCCCGGCACCAGAGTTCACGCTGCCGGCGTACGACGGCTCGATGGTGAGCCTGAGCGACTTCCGTGGCAGGCGGGTGGTGCTCTACTTCTACCCTCAGGATCGCACGCCCGGTTGCTCGTTAGAAGCCGCCGCTTTCCGCGACCGGCTGGGCGGCATCGATTCCCTGGGTGCCACGGTCTTGGGGGTGAGCGTCGACAACGCCCAGTCGCACCAGCAGTTCTGCCAGGAACTCGCGCTCAACTTCTCTCTCCTCAGCGACACCAGTGGTGCGGTCTGCCGGGCTTACGGCACCCTGGGGCCGGATGGCAGGGCGCACCGCTCTACCTTTGTCATTGACGAACGCGGCAACGTGCGCGCTGTTTTCCCGGTGGTCAAGGTGCAGGGACACGTGGACGAGGTGCTGCGGGTGTTGCGTGCCATGGGACCGCTTCGCCCGGAACGGACGCCGTGA
- a CDS encoding sulfite exporter TauE/SafE family protein, with protein sequence MQDSTWAILMASAASIGFVHTVIGPDHYLPFVVLARARNWRVAKTLLVTLACGIGHVLSSVVIGAVGVAAGIAVSTLEGIESARGEAASWLLIGFGLAYAVWGVRRGIVSRPHSHVHVHENGHVQTHPHTHTGGHGHLHQGEGQVTPWVLFIIFVLGPCEPLIPLLMYPAAGHHWAAVAGVTGVFGTVTILTMLTIVGLLARGLLSVKTAGLERFSHALAGAIIALSDLAIKFLGL encoded by the coding sequence ATGCAGGACTCCACCTGGGCAATACTCATGGCCTCCGCTGCATCCATAGGCTTTGTCCACACGGTCATAGGACCCGACCACTATCTGCCGTTTGTGGTGTTAGCGCGGGCACGTAACTGGCGGGTTGCAAAGACGCTCCTGGTCACGCTGGCCTGCGGGATTGGTCACGTGCTGAGCTCGGTAGTGATCGGCGCGGTGGGCGTGGCTGCCGGCATTGCCGTGAGCACCTTAGAAGGCATCGAGAGTGCGCGGGGAGAGGCGGCATCGTGGCTGCTCATCGGCTTTGGCCTCGCCTACGCCGTGTGGGGCGTGCGTCGCGGCATAGTCAGCCGGCCGCATTCACATGTGCACGTCCATGAGAATGGCCATGTGCAGACCCACCCGCACACGCACACCGGTGGGCATGGTCACCTGCACCAAGGCGAAGGCCAGGTGACGCCCTGGGTGCTGTTCATCATTTTTGTGCTCGGTCCCTGCGAGCCGCTCATTCCGCTTCTCATGTACCCGGCCGCCGGGCACCATTGGGCGGCAGTGGCAGGCGTGACCGGCGTTTTCGGCACGGTCACCATCCTGACTATGCTCACCATCGTTGGGCTGCTCGCTCGCGGCCTGCTTTCAGTGAAGACGGCAGGCTTGGAGCGCTTCTCCCATGCCCTTGCCGGGGCGATCATTGCCCTGTCTGATTTGGCGATAAAGTTCCTCGGACTGTAA
- a CDS encoding RNA polymerase sigma factor, which produces MRQSHFTTMVLAYKDRIYSQAYYFLGNRPDAEDVTQEVLLRAWQHFDAIRKPTLKAWLMRVTHNLCIDSLRRHKAERAVVSDDELGEATKAVPTQEIEHDPHRVAEQQELKDCLEEAIRRLPPRLRSIIIMREWLDMKYEEISAALGIPMNSVKVYIHRGRKQLRMALGEMAEEVRG; this is translated from the coding sequence ATGAGACAGTCGCATTTCACAACCATGGTTCTGGCGTACAAGGATCGCATCTACAGCCAGGCGTACTACTTCCTCGGAAACCGTCCGGACGCCGAGGATGTGACGCAGGAGGTTTTGCTGCGCGCCTGGCAGCATTTCGATGCGATCCGCAAGCCGACCCTGAAGGCCTGGCTCATGCGGGTCACGCACAACTTGTGCATCGACAGCCTGCGGCGGCACAAGGCGGAACGCGCGGTGGTGAGCGATGACGAACTTGGCGAGGCGACAAAAGCAGTCCCCACGCAGGAAATTGAACACGATCCGCACAGGGTGGCGGAGCAGCAGGAGCTGAAGGATTGCCTGGAGGAAGCGATTCGACGCCTCCCCCCGCGCCTGCGAAGCATCATCATCATGCGCGAATGGCTGGACATGAAGTACGAGGAGATAAGCGCAGCCTTGGGCATACCCATGAACTCGGTAAAAGTTTACATCCACCGCGGACGCAAGCAGTTGCGCATGGCCCTTGGGGAGATGGCTGAGGAGGTCAGAGGATGA
- a CDS encoding NotI family restriction endonuclease — translation MNRGGQPLAEVFGYLIEDQTETARRYRSLRLCPFSNKVLNCTKDKAKNPLGVCSIYHDNDPVITCPIRFRQDWIIADHAAAFFLGEGTQWTSLTEVRLNDAHGKSAGNIDVVLVAYDDSGKVIDFGALEIQAVYIFGNVREPFEYYMGNPQSRASMDWSGEPNYPRPDYLSSSRKRLVPQLVYKGGILHSWKKKIAVALNKSFFATLPALKRVPKSGADIAWLIYDWELSVEERHGVGRYYLTKVDEVFTEFEPALLAITTPSPGRMEDFIKLLQEKLDEHLETPPTNQTIERPF, via the coding sequence ATGAATCGTGGTGGACAGCCACTGGCAGAGGTCTTTGGTTACCTGATTGAGGACCAAACCGAGACAGCCAGGCGATACCGCTCCCTTCGTCTCTGCCCTTTCAGCAACAAGGTGCTGAATTGCACAAAAGACAAGGCAAAGAACCCTCTCGGTGTGTGCAGCATCTATCATGACAACGATCCTGTCATTACCTGTCCCATCCGATTTCGTCAGGACTGGATTATAGCCGACCATGCTGCAGCTTTCTTTTTGGGGGAGGGAACACAGTGGACTTCTCTGACTGAGGTTCGTTTAAATGATGCTCATGGCAAGTCTGCGGGAAACATTGACGTGGTTCTTGTCGCATATGACGATAGTGGCAAGGTTATTGACTTCGGTGCCCTTGAGATTCAAGCAGTCTATATTTTCGGCAACGTCCGTGAACCATTCGAGTATTACATGGGCAATCCACAAAGCAGGGCTTCTATGGATTGGTCTGGCGAGCCGAACTATCCTCGTCCCGATTACCTTTCATCTTCTCGAAAAAGACTTGTTCCTCAGCTTGTTTACAAGGGTGGAATCTTGCACAGTTGGAAAAAGAAAATAGCCGTGGCGTTGAACAAAAGTTTCTTTGCCACTTTACCCGCTCTGAAACGGGTTCCGAAAAGTGGTGCGGATATTGCGTGGCTCATCTATGATTGGGAGCTGAGCGTGGAAGAGCGGCATGGGGTAGGGCGATATTATCTGACGAAGGTGGATGAGGTTTTTACTGAATTTGAGCCTGCCCTGCTTGCCATCACCACCCCGTCGCCCGGGAGGATGGAGGATTTCATCAAGTTGCTTCAGGAAAAACTCGACGAGCACTTGGAAACGCCTCCAACGAATCAAACTATCGAGAGGCCGTTTTAA
- a CDS encoding DUF4252 domain-containing protein, translating into MMRGTTWLAALLVAVAASTMPLFAQEDEELKKHPGYVDFSQLPIPTEGEEIVEVYIGGPLLRLVAKAAGEEGEGLARMLSKLLLVRVNTFGTDSVRALALQPQIAKIEQELARKRWEKVVRAKDRRGESAHVYLKMEGEKIVGLLVMAVEPGGEAAFVNIVGEIDMDAIGKMGKKLDIPALEGVKTSERPK; encoded by the coding sequence ATGATGAGAGGCACAACGTGGCTCGCAGCCTTGCTGGTCGCCGTGGCCGCAAGCACAATGCCATTGTTCGCCCAAGAGGACGAAGAGCTCAAGAAGCACCCTGGTTACGTGGACTTTTCGCAGCTTCCCATCCCAACTGAGGGTGAGGAGATCGTCGAGGTGTACATTGGCGGTCCGCTGCTGCGCCTGGTGGCCAAGGCCGCCGGCGAGGAGGGCGAGGGCTTGGCGAGAATGCTGTCCAAATTGCTCTTGGTACGGGTGAACACCTTTGGCACCGACAGCGTGAGGGCTCTTGCTCTGCAGCCACAAATCGCCAAGATCGAGCAGGAGCTGGCCAGAAAGCGGTGGGAGAAGGTGGTGCGCGCCAAGGACCGCAGGGGGGAGAGCGCCCACGTCTATCTTAAGATGGAGGGCGAGAAAATCGTCGGTTTGCTGGTCATGGCCGTTGAGCCAGGGGGCGAGGCTGCCTTTGTCAACATCGTGGGCGAAATTGACATGGACGCCATCGGGAAGATGGGCAAGAAGTTGGACATCCCGGCACTTGAAGGCGTGAAGACAAGCGAGCGACCGAAGTAG
- a CDS encoding zf-HC2 domain-containing protein produces MKQAAPQKHPGAMLDAYLDRELTRRERREVERHLRTCARCRAEVEANAALRASLRALPVLPCPEGVLERLPVTDRAQPARRRAVALFPRFAWRVALAGAAAAVALFLLLRRPALPPQPESAYSPEQVVQARHDVELAFAYVNHALRLTERTLQEEVLPWQVVEPLKRGVSTALRVLTQEGIQ; encoded by the coding sequence ATGAAGCAGGCAGCTCCTCAAAAACACCCAGGTGCGATGCTCGATGCTTACCTCGACAGGGAGCTTACCCGACGAGAGCGGCGCGAGGTGGAGAGGCACCTCCGCACCTGTGCGCGGTGTCGCGCTGAGGTGGAGGCGAACGCGGCCCTGCGCGCCAGTCTGCGGGCTCTGCCGGTGCTTCCGTGCCCCGAAGGCGTGTTAGAGCGCCTGCCGGTGACAGACAGGGCACAGCCAGCGCGCAGGCGGGCAGTGGCACTTTTTCCTCGCTTCGCGTGGCGAGTGGCCTTGGCAGGGGCCGCCGCAGCCGTGGCGCTGTTCCTGCTTCTTCGCCGTCCGGCTTTGCCGCCGCAACCGGAGTCTGCCTACAGCCCTGAGCAAGTGGTTCAGGCGCGCCACGATGTGGAGTTAGCGTTCGCTTACGTCAACCACGCGCTCAGGCTGACCGAGCGCACTTTGCAAGAGGAGGTCCTGCCGTGGCAGGTGGTCGAGCCGCTGAAGCGTGGCGTCTCGACTGCCTTGCGCGTGCTGACACAGGAGGGAATCCAATGA
- the sfsA gene encoding DNA/RNA nuclease SfsA, giving the protein MQLPAPLFSGTLVRRYQRFLADVRLADGRLVTAHCPNSGSMRGCSAPGSLVLLSAANDRKRRCAFTWELLMVDGTSVGINPLRANPLVAEAWRGGLVPELSGYAELKPEVRFGPHTRFDFMLAGPDGRCFVEVKNVTLVEDGVAYFPDAVTTRGKRHLEELVGAVARGWRAVIFFVVQGGDARLLRPADHIDPAYAGALRQALAAGVECVAYRARVSESCIELERRISCSVEPRERSLPGG; this is encoded by the coding sequence ATGCAACTGCCCGCCCCCTTGTTCTCAGGCACGCTGGTGCGGCGCTATCAGCGTTTTCTCGCGGACGTGCGCTTGGCCGATGGCAGGCTAGTCACCGCCCACTGTCCCAATAGCGGCAGCATGCGCGGTTGCAGCGCGCCGGGGAGCCTGGTGCTCCTCTCCGCGGCCAACGACCGCAAGCGGCGCTGCGCTTTCACCTGGGAGCTGCTGATGGTGGACGGCACCTCGGTGGGCATCAATCCGCTCAGGGCCAACCCCCTGGTGGCAGAGGCATGGCGTGGCGGACTGGTGCCGGAGCTTTCCGGCTACGCTGAGCTAAAGCCGGAGGTGCGGTTCGGCCCTCATACGCGCTTCGACTTCATGCTCGCCGGGCCCGATGGCCGCTGCTTTGTGGAAGTGAAGAACGTCACCTTGGTCGAAGACGGCGTTGCCTATTTTCCTGATGCGGTGACCACGCGCGGCAAACGGCACCTCGAAGAGCTGGTGGGGGCTGTCGCGCGCGGGTGGCGGGCAGTCATCTTTTTCGTGGTGCAGGGGGGCGATGCGCGGCTGCTGCGGCCTGCTGACCACATCGACCCGGCCTATGCAGGTGCATTGCGGCAGGCGCTGGCCGCGGGCGTGGAGTGCGTGGCATATCGGGCACGGGTTTCGGAGAGTTGCATCGAACTGGAGCGGCGGATTTCGTGCTCTGTTGAACCAAGAGAGCGCAGCCTACCGGGTGGCTAA
- a CDS encoding DUF4252 domain-containing protein: MSIVRRGLLLLVAAIAVAGCADVDRNFRHVRDTVLRASGAKEVKTVFQLSLGPGSMWLTGAVANVAAHGDEAAALLLDIRSVQVGLYQLRECGEQAGMIPKSVERSLTRRGYEPIVKVKGRKEATMVLAHLRKERIDALFVIAADGEELVLVEVRGRLERVLEEAVRSRGLAAKGVASRVGASAAL; encoded by the coding sequence ATGAGCATAGTCCGCAGAGGCCTGCTGCTCCTGGTGGCGGCAATTGCCGTGGCCGGGTGCGCAGACGTCGATCGCAATTTCCGCCATGTGCGCGACACGGTCCTGCGCGCCTCCGGGGCAAAAGAGGTAAAGACGGTGTTCCAGCTCAGCTTGGGGCCGGGTTCCATGTGGCTGACCGGAGCCGTCGCCAACGTGGCTGCCCACGGAGATGAAGCCGCGGCCCTGCTGCTGGACATCCGCAGCGTGCAGGTGGGCCTCTATCAACTGCGCGAATGCGGCGAGCAGGCCGGGATGATACCCAAGTCAGTGGAGCGAAGCCTGACCAGGCGAGGCTATGAGCCGATTGTCAAGGTCAAAGGCCGGAAAGAGGCGACGATGGTGCTTGCGCATCTGCGCAAAGAGCGTATCGATGCCCTTTTCGTCATTGCCGCGGATGGCGAGGAGCTGGTGCTGGTGGAAGTGCGCGGACGCCTGGAGAGGGTGCTGGAAGAAGCAGTACGCAGCCGTGGCTTGGCTGCCAAGGGGGTAGCCTCGCGAGTTGGCGCAAGCGCTGCGTTGTGA